TCTCATCCTGCCCCATTAGGTCCCATCCTGTCCCTCAGGGTCCTGTTCTGCCACTCAGGGTCTCATCCTGCCCCTTTAGGTCCCATCCTGTCCTGCAGGGTCCTGTCCTACTCTGCAAGGTTCTACCCTGCCCCACAGGGACTGATCTTGCCCCGTTGGGTCCCATCTTGTCCCTCAGGTCCTGTCCTGCCACGTAGGGTCTCATCCTGCCCTGTTGggtcccatcctgtcccatcaggtcccatcctgtcccatcaggtcccatgcaGTTCTGCAGGGTCCGACGTGGCTCTGgagggcccgatcctgccccGGGGGGTGGCacgggctgggggaggcagctggaggcaggACAGCGACAGGGACAGACACTTGCCGCGTGCCAAAACGGCAGAGCCAGGAGTTAAAAATACCCGTGGGGGCCCTGCGACGGAAGTGGAGGTGTTGGCACCGGCTGCTCAGGGCCGGGGGGGCCATGCTCAGGTGTCCCGGCCCCCACCGGGGACCCTCCTACCCACCACCGGGACCCCACCAAAGTGGGTGGCAGCCCCGGCTGTTGGGTTCCCCACCACGCAGAGTCAGGCACCCCAAAATACCGGGCAGGAGGAGCGTCACCAGCACCCATCCCGCGGCGGGCACACCCAGGCCGGCGTGCGCCCACCGCCACCGCGGCGGCACGGCGAGGGGCCTGTGGGAAATGCAAAGTGACAAATGACGCCCCACGTGCGTTAATTGATGTGACACGGGGCTGACACTGCGGTCGCACCCGGGGCCGGCACgcgggaaaagaaaaaaatccaatcaaatgttaaaaatagGTCAGGGGGAAGGAGCCGGAGCCGGTTTCATTTCAGCCGCCGGTTAAAAGGAGCCGCCCGTGGGTCCAGCCGGCGCGGTGCGAGCCCgagcgcggcggggggagccAAAAATGAGGGAGGGGTGTGATGGAGGTAGAAGGGGCCGGGACGTGCTGTCGGCATCGCACGGctctgccggggcggggggacccccagccccaaATCCCGCCTGCCCAAAGCGCGGCTCTGCGCAGCACCGGGGCTCGGCATCACACCACGATGCTCCTGCTGGCACAAATGGGGCTGGATTTATCCCCAAAATGCTGCTTCCCCCACCTCGAGCCACACCGCAGGCGCTGGAGGGCTTTAGGGGACCCCCAGGTTTCCCGTGGGGGGGTTCAGGGCAGGATTGCAGTGGGGACCGCTCCCCCAAAGGGTGGCCTGGTGCCTGGGGTGGCCTCGTGCTGGTGGTGGCCACGGCCGCCGTCCCGGCGGGTCACAGGGAGTTCAGGCTGCCGGCGCAGGTGTCGATGGCCCCCGGGCACCCGCCTGGCGCTGGATTTTGGGCCACCGGCCAGAGCGGGGCCACCAGCGGGTCATGGCCGTCACGTCCCCACATGTCCCCGTGGCCGCAGCGAGAGCCAGGACCTGCAGCAAGAGCTGAGGAGCAGCTCCCCGGGGACATGTCTGCCACGGGGCCACCGCCATGGCTGGCCACCACCGTGCTGTCCCCGAGAGCCACACAGGGaccggggcagggggggtgagggggacaCGATTTTTgtccctccctcctctgcttccccAGCGCTCCCAGCATCACGGAGCAGCACCCCCCGCATCCCACCCTGGGGGGTACCAGGGCGCAGGGGgattttggggtgggagggggttGTCTTCCACTAGATCCCCCCCACTTTGGATGCTCGATCGGGGTGACCCCGAGTTTAACCCCACTTACGGCGCCGGCAGACGCTGCCCCCGACACAGATGGGTTGTGACAGCCGAGAAGTCCCCCCCCGGCGGGCGCTGGCAAGGCGCTggccacggcgggggggggggggggtgagacGAGGCCCATGTCACGGCGCGTTGGCTCCGTCACCTCCCCGCAGCGAGATGGCGGGTCCCGTACGCGCGAGGCCGGGGCCCAGCCGGCAGCTTCTGGGTCCCCAGAGGGCCCGGTGGCACTTGTCTCTCTGCAACATCTGTGATGGCGCTGGGCACATGGCAGCCAGGgcgctgtgtgtgtgtgtccctgctgTCATTTGAGGCCGCGGCCCCCCCCCGATGGTTGGGAACGAGGTGTGTGGGGGTGTCACCGCAGATGGATGCCATCACAGGGATGAGGAAGGACATTGGGGTGGCTTGGCTAGGAGGGGACATGCCACATCCTCCCCGGGGTGTCAGGGTTGGCCGTGAAGGGCAGGAGGTCCCTGGGGACTGTGGGagccaccacccaccccccctgccccgccccaggctgcggggcgcggggctggggaAGGCGAGGCACGTGCGAAAACCTTCTGTCTCTCCAGGAAGAGCATCTGCGAAAggtcaggcagctgccagcacacGTGTGTGAGGGGACCAGAGCCAGAGCCCGAGCTGGCAGGGCAGcgacaggcagctgctgcctgcagggcaggAGAGCTGGGCACCCCGGGGTGACACAGGCACCCCAAGGTGACGCACAGACCAGACTCCCTGGGATTTGGGCACCCTGGGGTGACGCAGGGACCTGGGAGTGATGTGGGCACACGGGGTGATGCTGGGACCAGGTACCCAGCCTGGATACAGGCACCCAGGGGTGACGTGAGCACCCAGGGGTGATGTGGGCACCCAGGGTGATGCTGGCACTGGGTACCCGGCCTGGACACAGGCACCCAGGGGTGATGTGGGCACCCAGGGGTGATGTGAGCACCCAGGGGTGATGTGGGGACCCAGAGTGATGCTGGCACTGGGTACTTGGCCTGGACACAGGCACCCAGGGGTGATGTGGGCACCCAGGGGTGATGTGGGCACCACGCTCCCCTGAGAAGGACCCGAGCTGAgaagctgaagtgcagcagccCGGGGCCTTTTGCAGAGGAATGTGGGCCAAGAGCAGAACCTGTGGCCACCGCTGCAGCCGCCGGTTGTGCCACCTCCACCCACGGGGCCAAAGGGCTTCACCCCAAGGGCGTGGGGTCCCTTCCCCCGGCCGGGCAGCCCCTCCATTTCTTATAAACGCCTCTGGCGATGCTCCCCCATGACATGGCAGCTCTGGGGCTTGTGGTTAAACCCCAGGGCTCTGGCTTTGACTCACACCGGATCCACGGCAGAGAGGGGCCTTTCGGCGCCCACGGCTGGAAAGAAACGCTCACCCGAGCAGGAGCTCCGGGCGCTTCCTCGCAGCGCCGTTTCCTATAAACCCCGACGGAGGGGAGCCGGTGCTGAGCGGCCACTGCAGCCCCCGAGCCAAGGCGAGGGATCCCCTGGAGCCCCCCTGGAGCTGCGGGGATCCCCTCCAGCTCAGTTTGGGGGGGATCAGCTTGCACACGCAGGTGATCCCCATGAGCACACGGAGCCCTTTGTCAGGCATAGGTGGAAGGAGCGAGAAACACCCGGGGTTAGGCATCAGCACAACCCTTACTAGACACCAGAGAATCCCCTTCATGGCACACACAGCCAGGGACACCAGGTCTGGCTGTCACCGTTGTCCCTGCCTGGAGCTGGCCCCGAACCCCCAGCAATGGGCCAGGAGCATCCCTGGTCCCCGTCCCCCTCCCTGTGCCGCAGGACCCAGCTGCAGGAGAAAGCGGGACCCGAGCAGCgagaattgtttcatttttcctctaAATGATAGAAACGccgagaaaagaaaaaaacccaaacctgaaagcctgctggaaaaagaaaccttttaaCCGGCCCAAAATAAGAGGGGTTTTttgctgggaaaaacaaaaacaaaaaaaagttgccACATAGGAAACAGCGAGACGTGACCTGATGCGAGTCCGGGACGGGGACGCAGGGGGACACGGAGCCACGCGTGCGCTGTGGGGTGTCCCACCACGGTGGGgggggcagagccctggggtggggagggggctgcccgcACCCCGCGTGGCTCTGGGGACCCAACGCCCTGTGCAGATGTTGTGACATCCCCGGCGTTTCGGGGGACAATTCCCCTGCAGATGTTCCCACCGCGCTGGGGACAGGCTGGAGGAGACGgacccccagctcctgccacggTGGGAagtgccccccccccacctcacccacccccacacacacccccccccaacccctctcaCAGCAGGGACCAGCTCGTCCCTTGTCACcgcagctggcacagctgggcCGCACCGGGGGCCCAGTGGGTCCAGTCAGACGcctgacccccccccccgagaGCCCCTGAGCCCCAATTTGGGTTCTCCCACACCCCTGCTGCCAGTGGgaccccccccagacccccaggcACGGTCCCCACCCCATCCTGGTGCCGTGGGGTGcaacacctggggggggggggatgctccTGGTCCTGCTGTCCCCTGCCCCGAGATGTGGGGACAGCGGgggccaccccccaccccccaccccaagcaCCCTTGGGGCAGCTGCAGAGGCACTCGGGGGTGGGTTTGGGGACTGAGGGGGGGGGTGGTTGGGGGGGTGCCATGCATGGGTGGCATCGCAGCACCCGGAGCCCTACGAGGTGGTCAAGGCACCCCAGGGTGCAGCGGCCCCCaggagccccgggggggggggggggggagatgagGGCGAGACCAAAACCACAACCCAGCGCTGCGGTTCGCAGCTCCCTCCTGCGAGGTGCCGAGGAGGCGGCAGCAACCGAGGGAgaggttggggggtggggggggtcagaGGAAACGGGGCCGcacaccccacatccccccccccccccccaccccgggcagcCCCGCTTGCCCTCACACCGAGCGGTGGAGCTGCAGGGGGGTGGgtgagggaaactgaggcacgggggtcttggggggggggggtgcaggagggggctGGGCCCCTTTTGCAGTGGGGGTGTCTCAGGGTTTCATCCAGGTCCCCACAGGTGGATGTGGGGGTGCAGGGGCGGGGGGTGTTGTGCCCGTATCCTGCTGACGGGACGTGGCGAGCAGGCACCGAGCCTTGTGCCCCCCACGAGCACAGGTGGCCCAAGGCCACCACCAGCCctttgtgtgtgtcccccccccaccccagcaccagcagcaggagcagggcagcccccagGCACCAGTTTTGGAGGCAAACGCCCCAAATTGGGGTGCTGGGACCCCCAAATCCCGCAAGCATCATGCGCCGGGGATGGGGACACGTCTGCCCTGGGTGACACACGTCCCAGAGCCACCCGGCTCCTCCCGCATGGCCCAGGAGCTGGAGAGgggctggtgggtttttttctggggagggggccgggggtcTCCGTGCCCTGGGGGGAGCCCAGCAGCCTCCTGACTCAGTGGCAGCCGCCCCCGGAGGAAAGCGGCGCTGAGTCGGTGGCAGGATGAGTAACGGCACCCGCCGTTTGACATTTATCACGTGAtttcaaaaaaagagagaagagctgGGGGGGGAGAgtgggtggggggggcgggggagggggccaGGCACCCCCTGCCCACCGCTGGgcccccctcctccacccccatcCCAGTGCATTTCCAGTCCAAACTGGTGGACAGGCGGAGAAGGAGCCCGGCCGCCCTCGACGCCGCCCCAGGTGCGGTTCAGGCCTCGTCCCCAGGTGGGtgcaaccccccccctccccacccccaaaatttGCTCTTTTTGGGACCATCTCATCCGCACGGGGGTCAccgcgtgtgtccccccccagctcagtCCCCTCGCTCCCTGTCACCCCAGAGCTGCCGGTGCCCAGGCGAGGGGCCGGATGGGGCTGAGCgctgggcaggggctgctctTCCTCGCTCCCCCCTGCCCGACGCAGAGATGAGCTGCGATAACGCCCGCCGtgccgccgcctcgccgccggCGCAGAGCCTATCTCCTTCACACCATCAGCCCCACAGCCTGCCGTGCCTCCGCACCCTGCTCGGGGCTGGGAcagagccctcctcctcctcctcctcctcctcctcctcctcctcctcctcctgcagcctccccccATGGCAGAGTGGTTGGAGAACGGGCACAACTCATCGCACGGATGCGCCCTGCTGGACCCAGGGTAGGCAGGGGGGGTGGGATTTCCCACGAGTGGCCGAGTTTAAGGGTGTCTCAGCGCCGAGGTCACGCACCTGCACCCCCACAGGGTGTAAAACCAGCTGAGGACCCTGCGGGGCCAGTGCTGACCCCCACCCCGCAGGTAGGGAGGCTGCAGGCCCTACAATAACACGGAGGAGAGGGGCTCggcagtgctgctggggcagcCGTACCcacgctgggggggggggacagggctTCCCCACGCACAGGATAACCAGGAGGAtgtcacccccccaccccaacccgcACCCTGAGCCCTgcggtgtgtcccccccacctcGGCCGGTCGCAGCAGCCCAATGACGAGCGGAGGTGTGAAGCCCCACAGCCCTCCCTGATCTCCCCCCCGCTGCCAGAGATACCCCCCGACCGTCACCCCGGTATCGTGCCCAAGGGCACCCCCTCTGTGCTCCCCCCAAACCCGGCGTTTCGCTTACCCAGCACCCGGGGGGGGCTGTTTGCTTCCTCCGTGGGTCCACCCCCTCGGCTCCTCCTGGGGTTCGGCGCAGCCCCTCGGCTCCTCTCGCCCAAATAACGGGGAAGGGCTGAGCTGCTCCGCGCTGGGGTCCCGCGTAGGGTTTGGGGGGGTCCCCACAACTATTTTACCCGCCGTTTGTCACCCTGGGGACGTTCAGCATCACCGCAGTGAGTGGCTCAGGGCGGTGCCACCGTGCCATGAGCACCCGTGCTGGCATCATCACAACCCCAATCCCCCCGtgcccaccccacacccccccccaggcccGGGACAAGCccagggggtgggaggggggatgTCCCCAGCTGTCAGGGGACCCCAAAAGCACCGATCTGGCCACACAGCGGTGCTGGCACTGCGGGGCTGGGGTTCGGCCATGCCCCTGCTGTCACCCCTGTGGGGCTTGGTGacagtttttgttttgcttttgattgtCCCATTTCTTGTTGCCCGCCAGGCCAGTAAACCCGAAACGTGCCACCGTGCCGGGAACGGGGCCACCAGTTCCCTGCAACGGGCACCCTGAACCCCGTcacccccgcggccgccccgctgAGCCCTGGCGACACGAGTTGGCTCTGCCGGGGCTGGACGTGGCAGCACAAGGTTtgtcccctgccctgtccccagccctgggggggcaacccacagcccagctccccccccttccctgagGACCCAAAGAAAAGAGGCAGCTTTGGCCCCCCCACGGCGTTTCGGGCACTGGAAGGGTTTTATTGGAGTCGGTGGCGTTGCAGAGAGCGCGGGTCCCTCCGCCCGGGGGTCCcggtgcagggtggggggggccgCACCCAGCCGAGCCCCTGGGGgtgcgtgggggggggggtgggtacGCGCCGTGGCACGGGAGGGACATGCAGCGCAGAGCGGCTTGGCGGGGGGGACGGCGCTGTGGAccccccctctcccagcagctttGAGGTAGATTGAACGTGGGGGGGGTGAAGGTGGGGGGCTCGGGGTGAGCAGCCACCCGCAGCCCCGGGATAAAGCAAGGGGGGACCCGGTggcggggggctgctggggggctgcgcTGTCCCCacgctgggggggtggggggcaaggGCAGGGAGAGCCCCCAGGCCGCAGAGCCCAGTGcaatggtgggggggggggggggtccaaGCTGCGCCTCGGGATGTGGGGGGTCATTTCTGAGCAGCATCattgtggggaggggggagaaacgGGGCCAAGGGGGGCGGGTGCTTTTAATGTAAAAGAGTGGAAAGATGCTTGAACCGGTGGGACGAGGTGAGGGGGACCAAGAACAAGCAGCTGCCCCCCTCCCTCCGACCCCCCCAAACCCAACTCTGACCCAAGGAGCCGGGGAAGGGGCAGCCCCTTCCCTTCACCTGCTTCCTGGGGGCCGGATCCAGGACCCGGCCCCTCGAATCCTCCCTGAGATCAAGCAGCAACACCTAAGGGTGCAGGTGACAGCCAAGGGTGCAGGTGACACCCAAGGGCGCAGCCGGgtcccctccagctgccacccGGGATGGCGTTTCCCCGGTGCCCCGATTCCAGCATCCGAACCCGGCGCGGATGCAGGGTCGGGGCGAGGCGGGAGCAGAGAGGAGCCCGCatagggggtgggggggctccgGGGTgttgaggtggggtgggggggctcagTCTTTCTGTAGCTACTGAAGACTTGGAGGTATTTCGGGAGCCGTGGTCGCTCCTCGTGTGTTTTCATGCAGCATCCAAAGGTGGGGAAAGGCGGGGGGGGAAGGCTCAGATCTTGCTGTTCTCCAGGTGCGAGTCGATGTGCTTGACCAGGGCATCGTCCGGGTACCCGATGGGGAAGGCCAGCTGGCACAGCGGGCAGCTCCGCACCTCCGAGTCCACcgtctccagcagcagctgttggggggggggcacaaggTGGcactgagcccccccccccccccaaatcccccctcgGCACCCTCCCGCTGCCGGGTGCGGGTTGGGATGCCGGTCAGaaatagggaaactgaggcaccctGCTTGCGTGGTGCAGGGGGTTCCCTTGCCTCTCtccgtgccccccccccaccccatcgcAGAACATCCCTGGAGCAAAGAGGGGGGGTCCCCACTTACGTTGATCGAAGGCCAGGACTGGGCGTGCTCTGCCCGGGCGTAGGCAGCGGCCGTCCGGTGCACGGCGTCGGCGTCGGGGAAGCCGGCGCAGAAGGATGCGCAGCGGATGGCCCCCgcctcggggctgggggggctggggagagcccaCTCCTCCTCGTCTGACGATTGCTTCTCGAAACGCACGTGCTCCTCAAAAGGCTCGCGGGAGCTCAGGGgggcccccgcgccccccaggTACACCTCGCCGTAGGGCCGGTGCTTGGGGAGCGTCGAGGCTTCGGGCTGGAGCCAGAGCGAGCGGCTCTGCTGGTACAGGGCTACGTTGGTCACCTCCGAGTAGCTGCGGCGGCCCTGGAAGCCGGCTTTGATGTGGCGGCTGGAGGGTTTGGCGTATCCCAGCTCCATCCTCTCACCGGGCAACCGGTGCGGTGACGCCGAAGCCGGGGACGGGCACGGCGGTGGGGCTGGGGACCGGCGCTGCTGGGCGGGCGACTGGTTGGAAGGGGGCACCGGGGACCGGCGTTGCTGGGCAGGGGATTGGCAAGGGCCGGGGGCTGGCGAGCGGCGTTGCTGGGCCGGCGACTGGCTGGGGGGTCCCGGCGAGCGGCGTTGCAGCGCTGGCGACTGGCACTGGGGTGCTGGCGAACGCCCTGGTTGAGCGGGCGAGGGGCACTGCGGGGCGGGCGAGCGGCGTTGCTGGGCTGGGGAATGGCACTGGGACAGCGGGGAGTGGCGCTGGCCTGCAAAGCAAaacggggtggggggagagcacagaaaattacacacacacacacccctgtcAGCTCAGCCTGCCCTCCTGTCATctcatgggggggggggagagaaaagaagaaaaggaagagaagaaaaagaaaaaggaatttaaaaaaagaaggaaaaaagaagggaaagaagggaaagaaggaagagaaaaaggaagagaaaaaggaaaaggaaaaggaaaaggaaaaggaaaaggaaaaggaaaaggaaaaggaaaaggaa
This genomic stretch from Strix aluco isolate bStrAlu1 chromosome 24, bStrAlu1.hap1, whole genome shotgun sequence harbors:
- the TBKBP1 gene encoding TANK-binding kinase 1-binding protein 1 isoform X1: MDSMFEDDISILTQEALGPDDDWLDSPNTDLSGEMCSASHFALITAYDDIKNRLTGLERENSTLKRRLKMYEVKYPLIGEFGEEHIFSLYEAKETSLLKSEKASLQQQLNQFQHELQKSKEREEQLEEMIQAYEKLCVEKADLETELGEMRALVETHLSRIRSLEQQLRQRDGGTFPGLGTPLAGQEVPFLALHPNPGLTHVLERAGGWQSRGLEAELEAARQETQRAQHREEHLKAECERLQAELKHLQDTREQDQSERDMAWVKKVGDDQVNLALAYTELTEELCRLRNLSSLQSQILRALLQEKSLNGGQRHSPLSQCHSPAQQRRSPAPQCPSPAQPGRSPAPQCQSPALQRRSPGPPSQSPAQQRRSPAPGPCQSPAQQRRSPVPPSNQSPAQQRRSPAPPPCPSPASASPHRLPGERMELGYAKPSSRHIKAGFQGRRSYSEVTNVALYQQSRSLWLQPEASTLPKHRPYGEVYLGGAGAPLSSREPFEEHVRFEKQSSDEEEWALPSPPSPEAGAIRCASFCAGFPDADAVHRTAAAYARAEHAQSWPSINVSGDPPSLLQGCSAMGWGGGTERGKGTPCTTQAGCLSFPISDRHPNPHPAAGGCRGGIWGGGGAQCHLVPPPQQLLLETVDSEVRSCPLCQLAFPIGYPDDALVKHIDSHLENSKI